In Sparus aurata chromosome 24, fSpaAur1.1, whole genome shotgun sequence, the genomic stretch ATGCAGTTCCATCACATTTAATAAGACTTCACAGTAAATCGTTTTAGTGATCACTCTTATATCCAAAGTGGGTTAAGTTATTAGTTAAACTCTGGCACTATAATACCATGTAACATTATAGCTGAATGTGGTTCAACAGACCACACTTGACAACACCTACCTTGTGATGTTGGGTTTGGTCAGAGGTTTGAGAGACCTGTAACTTTCAACTTGTAGAGGCTAGAGCAGCAATATTTTCCTTCTTCCAAAATCTCATATAAAAGATAATTGACTTTACCGAGGGGACATTCTTGGCCATCCATCTATCATGTTGATAACTTTTCAGTCAGAAAATGTGGAAGGGTGTATGGGAAATCTCACTGAATgccatttgcatttttaaacaggGGTTTTTGGGATCAGGTCAGCAGCATACGTAAAAGTAATCTAATTCCCTGCCTCAACCTGGTTTCAATCTTGTGCTCATGTAAACATAGCTGAAAGATCACGATCCTATATAAGTTTAGCTTCACAAATAGTTAATGTTTTAATCCTCAAATGTATATTTCACTATTCTTGTTAGGTACTCAGTTAATGAAGGCATCCAAGTGGATTTCTAACTGAAGGAACCAATGGAGGGTAAAGGTTCAGGACCTTCATGCTCCGGCCTCAATCTGGTCGCACACCCACGGGCAAAAAGCAAAGTCTGGAAATACTTTGGCTTTGACACAGATGCAGATGGCTGCATATTGCACTGGAAACGGATATACTGTCGTGTTTGCATGAGTCAGATTGCTTACTCTGGAAACACCTCTAATCTGTCATACCACCTTGAAAAGAACCACCCTGTAGAGTTTAGTGAGTTTGTGAAGAGTAACACAGATCAGATGCGCGAGGCATTTGCAACAGCATTCTCCAGGATAAAGAATGAGCCTTCAGGTCTACATGTTCAGCAACAATCCCAGGACTCAAACTTAAGACAGAGCTTAGACTATGAAAacagacgacacaatgatctgaCTGCTGCTATCATCAACTTCATCTGTGAGGGCTTGTACCCTGTATCTGTAGTTGAAGAGCCAACTTTCAAGACCTTAATGACCACCGTTGATCCTGGGTACTGTCCACCAAGCAAAAGCGACCTGATAGTGAAAATGCTGCCTCAGATGTATTGCCGTACCCGAGACATGGTCTTCAGTGAGCTCGCTGGAGTTGTGAACTGTGGTGTTACTACTGACCTTTGGCAAAGCCAAACCCAGAATAGAACATATATTTCACTCTCTATGCATTCAGTTAATTACAGCAGTACAACTGGCTTCTCGATGACCAACAAGTGCCTTAAAACTTTTGAGGTGCAAGAGGACAACACAGCAGAGAACATCACCAGAGCGATGTATGAAACCTTCGTTGAGTGGGGGATTACTCAAAAAGTAAGTGGTGCCACCACAAATGGTTCAGTGGACATTGTTAAAGCATGCTCACTCCTAGATCTGTCTGTGGAAATGCCTTGCCTTGGTCATACCATCAACCGTGCAATGGATGAAGCCTTCCAGCTGCCACGTGTCGAAAGCTTTTTGGGATGTTGCCGCAAAATAGTTGACCATTTCAGAGAACCAGCAATGTATCTGctgaaggaaaaacagaagcagcatGGTCTTGCCCAGTGTGCACTCATCACAGACAGGGGTAGATCTTGGTTGGCCACATTGGCAATGTTACAAAGACTGAAGGAGCAACAGATTGCTGTAACTGAAACACTTAGAGAGAGTTCCAACAACCATCAGTTCACCTTTGATGGTCCTGACTGGACCTTGTTGGAGGGCTTGGCTGAAGTCCTCCAGCCTTTTAAAGTTGTCGCTAACATGATAACTTCTTGCAGGTACCCAACCATTAGCATGGTTAGGCCTGTGCTTCATATGCTGTTGAACAACACCCTCAAGGTCAAGGAAGGGGACCTCAAAGAGATCAGCATGACCAAAGAGGTCATCTCAAAGGTCCTATCAAGCACCTATTCACACAATTCACAACTATCACAAGAAATTTCAACATTCCTCAACATTGCTACCTTTCTGGATCCTCGGTACAAGAAGTTGCCCTTCCTGTCCACTCAGGAACGCTCCAAAGTTGAGAACAACATAATCGAGGAGGCAAAAGCAATCCTTGAGAAGCAGATTGCAGAGCGACCATGCCTAGATGATTTCTCCTTGGTATCTGACGAGCCACCTAGCAAGAAGCAGACACCTCTAAGAGAATCCTCAGTGAGCTGCGTATCCCAAGATAACCCTTTGGCTGCTATATTTTGTCAGTCTGATGCAGACCAAAGCCAGGAGGAGCTGCATGCACAAGTGTTAGAGGAGTTGAGCAACTACAAATCACAGCGAGTCCTAGGCCTGAATGAAGACCCTTTACTGTGGTGGTCGAGTCATGCACCATTGTTCCCCACCCTCCCCAAGGTGCTCCAGAAGTATTGGTGTGTTCCCGCCATGAGTGTCCCTTGTCATAGGTTGTTCAGCTCCTCTGGGACTGTTTTATGTGGGAAAAGGAATCGCCTAACTCCAGTTTTAGTAGATCAGCAGGTCTTCCTGTATGAGAACTCACGAGGCTACTATGAGCCTGAACCCTGTGAGGATGATTTGGAAAATGTTTGGGAAGGAAACTGTCTGGGTCAGCCACTTGaatgactgtgtgtttaaatatgcaaaagGTAAAACATCTTTGACTTGAGTCCCTGCCATACTGTGTTGCCTTCATTGAAAAATGTAATCAGGCAGTATGAGTTGTATGAAAATGTCTTGATCCTATTATAAGATTCTTTCTTTGACTTTTGGCCTTAAGTCAGTATGAAAAGATTTTGGCATTTTAAAatgcatatttgtgtttttgaggtTATCAGTCACATGTCTGGGCATTGCCATTCATAGTTAAAGCCAGGAGAAATTTAGCCGAGGTGGCATGGAAGCAGGAAAAACATTGTGCCTGtccaatgttaaaaaaaaacatgcataccATACAGATATTCATGTTCGCCAAATGAATGCCAATTCTGACTTTTCTTCTAGTGAGCTGAAATGTAGTTTTGtcagtgaaatgtctcaacagctATTGGACAGATTGCTATGAAATTTGTGTTAGACATTTATTGTGCCAAGAATATAAATCCTGATCATTGACCATCTGACACTGCATCTAGTGCAATCATCAAGtcaaagttagatttttttccaGTGCTTTGTAGGGTTATCAGATGTCTGTCAGTTGGCATAGGGCTGTAAACTATCTGTCTCGTAACATTTCTGGAAATAAGACAACCTGAGGAAATTGGTGAGCTTTAAAGGTGTTGTTTGAGTTTTTCTAGTTTGAGCAGAGGTAGACtagctttttttctttgcttccaGTCTTAATGTTTTGCTAGGCTAACCTCTTCCTTAATTGTACTTCCTTGTACTTCAAACACAAAAATTAGAATAAGTCAGAAATCTTCCCAATCTTCTCAGtcacagaaagaaagaacttGAAGTTGGAAGATGTGTATTAAAGCCTGTAAGTAAACTATACAAATGActtgtatatttatttaaataagaGAAATCCTTTAATTGCTATGGTGTACATCATATTTTTCCGTCAGCAGTCGACAAAATCTGTACAGAAAATGTAACTGAAATTAACATTAGAGCAGAGATAGCgataacattttcatatttgtatCCAACAAATGCGTAAACTAAAAGCAGTTTTGTGATGATGGAACAGTAAGATTGTATGTTGTCTCTATCTATGCCTCCTACAAACATCTACCTAGTATCTTGTAAGCTCTGTTGTGTCTGTGATTTTGTTTGGGATGTGCTATATATGTAAATATCTACTGTATATTGATATCAAAGCATAACAATTAACAATCTTTAAGCACATACTGTCATGTAAAAGAGCATTGgtaaagtaaaaaatatgttttcaacaTTAGCGGAGTGTTTTGATGTCaaatgtttccatttttatagcAGCACTGATACACTTTTATAATTGTTCATCTTCAACAGGGACAAACAGTTTCAAATGTATAAGATGATTCTTGCCTTTATCAAGATGAAGACTGCCCTAACATAGTCCACATAGTTTACACAACTGTTTTGGTTCATGTGACAAAGTCATTTGATGCCTGGCATTTAGACTGCTCTGGACCCGTTGGATATCcattctgtcactgaaaaagGCCCTGTGACAGTATCTTATCTGACACATGAACTGCTGCAGAGAAGTCCAAGTCAGGAAGTGGATCAATGGCTAAATCCCAGTGTCTATACTTCTTTTAGAGTGTTCTTAGGGTGCAGACTTCACCAagtttttaatgatttaaaaactCTTGGGTCTTGGCATTCATGTAGATGCTGCTTTGACATGCGGATCAAGTATAACCCCTCATGGTAACGGTATTCCTCAATGGCtgtgttattcacttcacctgtcgtggttttaatgttttagtgACTGGTGTGTATATAGCCTTGAAGTATCATACCATCGCAGAATTGACATGACAGTAAATGTGTCACAGCATGTACGGCTG encodes the following:
- the LOC115576999 gene encoding zinc finger BED domain-containing protein 1-like; this encodes MEGKGSGPSCSGLNLVAHPRAKSKVWKYFGFDTDADGCILHWKRIYCRVCMSQIAYSGNTSNLSYHLEKNHPVEFSEFVKSNTDQMREAFATAFSRIKNEPSGLHVQQQSQDSNLRQSLDYENRRHNDLTAAIINFICEGLYPVSVVEEPTFKTLMTTVDPGYCPPSKSDLIVKMLPQMYCRTRDMVFSELAGVVNCGVTTDLWQSQTQNRTYISLSMHSVNYSSTTGFSMTNKCLKTFEVQEDNTAENITRAMYETFVEWGITQKVSGATTNGSVDIVKACSLLDLSVEMPCLGHTINRAMDEAFQLPRVESFLGCCRKIVDHFREPAMYLLKEKQKQHGLAQCALITDRGRSWLATLAMLQRLKEQQIAVTETLRESSNNHQFTFDGPDWTLLEGLAEVLQPFKVVANMITSCRYPTISMVRPVLHMLLNNTLKVKEGDLKEISMTKEVISKVLSSTYSHNSQLSQEISTFLNIATFLDPRYKKLPFLSTQERSKVENNIIEEAKAILEKQIAERPCLDDFSLVSDEPPSKKQTPLRESSVSCVSQDNPLAAIFCQSDADQSQEELHAQVLEELSNYKSQRVLGLNEDPLLWWSSHAPLFPTLPKVLQKYWCVPAMSVPCHRLFSSSGTVLCGKRNRLTPVLVDQQVFLYENSRGYYEPEPCEDDLENVWEGNCLGQPLE